From the Streptomonospora nanhaiensis genome, the window CCAAGATGTCGACCAAGATCGTCATCGCCGGAGGATTCGGGGCGGGCAAGACCACGCTGGTGGGCTCGGTCTCGGAGATCCCGGCGGTGACCACCGAGGCCGTCATGACCGAGGCGAGCATCGGCCACGACGACATCTCGGCCACGCCCCACAAGGTCACCACGACCGTGGCGATGGACTTCGGCCGGATCACGGTCGACCAGCAGCTCATCATGTACATGTTCGGCACCCCCGGCCAGACCCGGTTCTGGTTCATGTGGGACGACCTGGTGCGCGGCGCGGTCGGCGCGGTCGTGGTGGTCGACTGCCGCCGGCTCGCCGAGAGCTTCGAGGCGGTCGACTACTTCGAGACCAACCGGCGCATCCCCTACATCGTCGCCCTGAACCGGTTCGACGGCCAGCTGGAGTACACCGCCGAGCAGGTGCGCGAGGCGCTGGAGGTCAGCCCCAGCGTGCCCATCCTCGACTTCGACGCGCGCGACCGGTCGTCGGGGGGCACCGTGCTCAAGACGCTGCTGCGCTACGCCCTGTCGACCAACGCCGCCGCCGCACCCGTGGGGTGACCACCGCGAGGGCGGGCGCTGCGGCGGCCCCTCCCGCCCACACCCGAGAAGGAAAACTCTTCTGATGCGCAAGATCCTCATCGTCGGCGCGGGGCACTCGGGCCTCCACCTGGCCCACGGTCTGCTCAACCACGGCTACGACGTCACGGTCATCACCGGGCAGACCTCCATCGAGATCCGCACCGGCCGGCCCTCCGTCACCCAGCTGACCTTCCCCACCGCGCTGGAGTACGAGCGCGAACTCCACCTGGACTTCTGGAGCGCCCAGGCGCCCCAGGTCGACAAATTCAAGATCCACCTCTACCCCCCGGGCGGCACGCCGCCCATCCAGCTCATCGGCCGGACCGGCCGCGCCGACCAGTACACGGTCTCGATCGACCGGCGGGTGAAGATGGCCGACTGGCTGGAGTACTTCGAGGACTCCGGCGGCAAGGTGGTCATCCACGGGGTCACCCTCAGCGACCTCGACTACTTCTCCCGGATGTTCGACCTCATCGTGGTCGCCGTGGGCCACGGGGAGCTGGGCGCGCTGTTCGACCCCGACCCCGGGCGGTTCACCGGGGCCCGCCCGCGCGTGGTGGCCCAGGCCAACATCTACGACGTGGAGCCCGACACCGGCGAGAGCGAGTCCATCGGCTGGGCGGCCTCCACCGCCGAGGCCGGCAACATGATCCTCACGCCCTTCCTGACCTCCGAGGGGCCCTGCCACTCGCTGTTCCTGGGCGACAAGCGCGGCGGGCCTATGGACGCCTGGCCCGACCGGCCGCGCCCGGAGGAGCAGTGGCGGCGGATGCGCGACCTGCTCAGCAAGTACGCGCCCGACTACTACGAGCGGGTGCGCAACGCCTCGCTGGTCGACGGCAACAGCACGCTGGTGGAGCACCTGACACCGCAGGTGCGCAATCCGGTCGGGGTGCTGCCCTCGGGCGGGCTGGTGCTGGGGATCGCCGACGTGGTCATCACGATGGACCCGTTCGTGGGGCAGGGCTGGAACCACTCGACGCGGTGCGCCCGCAGCTACCTGGCCAGCATCGTCGAGCACGGCGACCGCCCCTTCGACGCGCAGTTCCTCACCAACGCGTTCGAGCGGTTCTGGGAGTACGGACTGCCGGTGCAGCACTGGGCCGAGATGAACTCCACGCTGTGGGAGCACGAACTGCCCGAGCACTTCACCGAGATGCTGGCCGGCGCCGCGTCCTACCCGGAGATCGGCGACCGCTGGATCCAGGGGTGGGACTACCCGCCGGACTACCAGAACTGGCTGTACGACCCGGTGAAGGCCCGCGCCTACCTGGCCCAGGTTGCGGCGGCCAACAAGAACCGATAGCGCTCAGCCGAAACACGACCACCGCGCCGTCCGGCCCGGTTTCCCCGCACGGGGAAACCGGGCCGGACGGCTCTCGTGCACCACAGGATCACTCCCTTAACCGGTGATTTTCGGAGTAATTGCGGAAAACGATCTTCGTGCCCGGGGAATATGGGAATGCTATTGCTCTGCTTATAGGTGGGAGTTACGATCTCTGTGTTGTTGCCGCCTAAGCGAATCATGCTTCCTTTGGGGCTGATGTCCCCTTTTGGCGGCTGCTCGGTACGATCCCCCTTCTCTACCTCCGGGGCCTGATATGGCACAGGACGCGCATTACGCTGACCAGCCCGCCCGCCGCATTCCTCCCGGGGAAAGCCCCGCTCGCCGCGGGCGCACCCGCGGCGCCGGGTGCCGTGCGGAGGGCCGCGCCTGCTGCGGCTGAGCGCGCGCCGGAGCACCGCACGTAACCGCGCGCTGACACGGCGGAGGCCATTCCGCGGTCGGCGGCGAGGGGAATTCGCGTGTTCTCGGCGCACCCGGTGACGGAGGGAAACAGCAATTCGCGGAGCGCCGCGTCCGGTCGGCGGCACGGCGCCCGCGCGCCGCGGCGCGGTCCGGGGCGGACGACACGGCGGCCGACGGACCATGGGCGGGGGTGGAGTGAGGTGGCGCAGTGCCGTGCGGCGGATGACGCGGCCGTCGCGGTGGTGGGGATGGCCTGCCGCCTGCCCGGCGCGCCCGACCCGGGGGCCCTCCGGCGGCTGCTGGCCGAGGGGCGCGCCGCCGTCGAGGAGCCGCCGCCGGGGCGCGCGGCCGGGGCGGGCGGGCGCCGCGGCGGGTTCGTCGCGGCCGACGCCTTCGACCCCGAGCCGTTCGGCATCGCCCCGGTCGAGGCCGCGGCCATGGACCCCCGCCAGCGGCTCGCGCTGCACCTGGCGTGGGAGGCGGTGGAGGACGCCCGGCTCGCGGCGCGCGCCCTGCGCGGCGGCCGGATCGGGGTGTTCGTGGGGGCGATGGGCGACGACCCCGCGCCGCCGGGACAGGCCACCCACCACGCGCTGACCGGCAGCGCCCGGGGAGTCATCGCCAACCGCGTCTCCTACGCGCTGGATCTGCGCGGGCCCAGCCTCACCGTCGACACCGGGCAGTCCTCCTCGCTGGTGGCGGTGCACCTGGCCATGGAGAGCCTGCGCCGGGGGGAGACCGACGCGGCGCTGGCGGGGGGCGTCCACCTCAACGTGGCGCGGGCGGCGGCGCGCCACGAGGAGCTGTTCGGCGCGCTCTCGCCCGACGACCGCTGCTTCACCTTCGACGCCCGCGCCAACGGGTACGCGCGGGGCGAGGGCGGGGCGGCGGTGCTGCTCAAGCGGCTGGCCGACGCCCGGCGCGACGGCGACCGGGTGCACGCCGTGCTGCTGGGCGGCGCGGTCGCCAACGACGGCGCCACCGAGGGGCTGACCGTGCCCGGGCGCGAGGGCCAGGCGGCGGCGCTGCGGGGCGCGCTGCGCGACGCCGGGCTGGCGCCCGAGCGGGTCGACTACGTGGAGCTCCACGGCACGGGGACGCGGGCCGGGGATCCGGTGGAGGCCGCCGCGCTGGGCGAGGTCCTGGGGGCGGCGCGGGCGGCGGGGGATCCGCTGCGGGTGGGGTCGGTGAAGACCAACATCGGCCACCTCGGCGCGGCCGCCGGGATCGCCGGGCTGCTCAAGGCGGTGCTGGGGGTGGCCCACGGGGAGCTGGTCCCCAGCCTGAACTTCGCCGAGCCGCACCCGCGCATCCCGCTGGCCGACCTGGGCCTGCGCGTGCAGGTGGCGGCCGAGCCGTGGCCGCACCCGGGGCGGCGGCCGGTGGCGGGGGTGTCGTCGTTCGGCATGGGCGGCACGGACTGCCACGTCATCGTCGCCGCGCCCGAGGAGGCCGCGGCGGCGGTGGGTGAGGCGCCGGGGGAGGTTCCGGAAGGGCGGGCGGTGGCGTGGGACGGCCGGCACCGGGCGTTCGTGCTGTCGGCGGCGAGCCCCGAGGCGCTGCGCGCCCAGGCCGCGCGGCTGCGCGCGCACCTGGCGGAGCACCCCGGGCTCCGGCCGGTCGACCTCGCCTTCTCCCTCGCCGCCACGCGCACCCCCATGGCGCACCGCGCCGGCGTGGCCGCCGGCGGGCGGGCGGAGCTGCTGGCGGGCCTCGCGGCGGTCGAGCGGGGTGGGCGCGCCTCGGGCGTGCTGCGCGGCAGGGCGGTCGCCGGCCCGGTGGCGGTGCTGTTCCCCGGGCAGGGCACCCAGTACGCGCGGATGGGCCGCCGCCTGCACGCCGAGGAACCGGTGTTCGCCGCCGCGCTGGACGCGGTGTGCGCCGAACTGGACCCGCTGCTGCCGCGCCCCCTGCGCGAGGTGCTGTGGGCCCCGGAGGGCGGCCCGGAGGCGGCGCTGCTGCACCGCACCGGGTTCACCCAGCCCGCCCTGTTCGCGGTGGAGGTGGCGCTGTACCGGCTGCTGGAGTCGTGGGGGGTGCGCCCGGCGCTGGTGGCGGGGCACTCGGTCGGCGAGATCAGCGCGGCGCACGCGGCCGGGCTGCTGGGGCTGGCCGACGCGTGCGCGCTGGTGGCGGAGCGGGCGCGGCTGCTGGACGCCCTGCCGGAGGGCGGGGCGATGGTGGCGGTGGGCGCGTCGGCGGAGGAGGCGGGCGCGCTGGTGTCGGCGGCGGCCGACCGGGTGGCGCTGGCGGCCGTCAACGGGCCGGAGTCGGTGGTGGTGTCGGGGGAGGCGGCGGCGGTCGAGCGGGTGGCGCGCGCCCTGGCCGCGCGGGGGCGGCGCACGCGGCGGCTCGCGGTGAGCCACGCGTTCCACTCGCCGCTGGTCGAGCCCGCCATGGCGGGGCTGCGGGCGGCGGCGCGCGGGCTGGCGGTGCGGGTGGGGGAGGGGCCGCTGCTGGTGTCGGGGCTGACGGGTGCGGTCGCGGGCGCGGCGGAGCTGGGCGCGGCCGACTACTGGGCGCGCCAGGCGCGCGAGCCGGTGCGCTTCGCCGACTGCGTGGCGGTGCTGCGGGCGCGCGGGGCGGAGGTGTTCTGCGAGCTGGGGCCGGGCGGCACGCTGGCGGCGCTGGCCCGCACCGTGCTGGAGGCGGCCCCGGACGGGCGGGGCGCGGCGTTCGTCGCCGGCCTGCGGGACGGGGCCGAGCGGCGCGCGGCGGCGGAGTACGCGGCGGGGCTGTTCGCGGCCGGGGTGGACGTGGACTGGCGCGCGGTGCTCGGCGCCGATGCCGCGCGCGTGGACCTGCCGACCTACGCGTGGAGGTACCGCTCCTTCCCGCTGCCCGCCGAGCCGGAGGGAGACGGCGGCGGGTCCGCCGAAGGCGGGAGGCCGAGGGCTCCGGCGGGCGCGAGCGGTGGGGCGGCGCCGCCGCCGACGGGATTCGGCGAGCCGGAGCGCGCGGCCGAAGAGACCGGAACCGGGGGCGGGACCTCGGAGCCGCCGGCGGTGGGAGCGGCGTCCGGCGCGTCACCGGAGGCCGTGTCGGCCCGGCACCGCCTGCGCGAGCTGGTGCTGTCGCAGACCGCCGACGTACTGGGGTACACCTCGGGCGCCGCCGTCGAGGCCGGGCGCAGCTTCCACGACATGGGGTTCGACTCCGTGCTCGCCGTCGAGCTGCGCGACCGGCTCAGCGAGGCGCTGGCCCGTCCCCTGCCCGCCACCCTGCTGTTCGACGCGCCGACCCCCGACCTGCTGGTGGAGAGGCTGCTCGGCGGCGCGCCGAGCGCGGTGCGTCCGGCCGCGCCTGGCCCCGCGCGTGCGGGTACCGGAGCGGGCCCGGCGCCCGTGGCGGTCGTGGGGATCGGGTGCCGGTTCCCCGGCGGCGTGGGGTCGCCGGAGGGGCTGTGGGCGCTGGCGGAGGCGGGCGGCGACGGCACGTCGGCGTTTCCGGCCAATCGGGGCTGGGAGGCGGCCGCGCCGCCGGGGCGGCGCCATGGCGCGGGCGAGCAGCCGGAGGGCTTCCCCGTCTGCCGGGGCGGGTTCCTGCACGACGCGGACCTGTTCGACGCGGGGTTCTTCGGGGTGAGTCCGCGCGAGGCGCTGGCGATGGACCCGCAGCAGCGGCTCGTGCTGGAGACGGCCTGGGAGGCGCTGGAGCGCGCCGGGATCGACCCCGGTGCGCTGCGCGGCGGCCGGGTGGGCGTGTTCGTCGGCGCGTCGGCGCAGGACTACGGCCCGCGCATGCACGCCGCGTCGGGGAACACGGCCGGCCACCTGCTCACCGGCACGAGCGTGAGCGTGGTGTCGGGGCGGGTCTCCTACGTGCTGGGCCTGAACGGGCCGTCGATCACCGTCGACACCGCGTGCTCGTCGTCGCTGGTGGCGGTGCACCAGGCGGTGCAGGCGCTGCGTCGGGGCGAGTGCGACCTGGCGCTGGCGGGCGGGGTGGCGGTGATGGCCACGCCCGGCATGTTCGCCGAGTTCTCCGCGCAGGGGGGACTCGCGGCGGACGGCCGCTGCAAGCCGTACTCGGCCGCCGCCGACGGCACCGCCTGGGGCGAGGGGGCGGGGCTGGTCGTCCTGGAGCGGTTGTCCGATGCCCTGGAGCGGGGGCGGTGCGTGTGGGGGGTGGTGCGGGGGTGTGCGGTGAACTCGGATGGGGCGAGTAACGGGTTGGCGGCTCCTTCCGGTGGGGCGCAGGAGGCGGTGGTGCGGGCGGCGCTGGCCGATGCGGGGGTGGATGCCTCGGTGGTGGGTGTGGTGGAGGGGCATGGGACGGGGACGGTGTTGGGTGATCCGGTGGAGGCGGGGGCGCTGGGTGCGGTGTATGGGCGTGCGGGTGGTGTGGTGGTGGGGTCGGTGAAGGCCAACATCGCTCATGCGCAGGCGGCGGCGGGGGTGGCCGGGCTGGTGAACCTGGTGGGAATCGTCGGCCGAGGCGTCATCCCACCCCTGCCGGGCGCGGAGCGGGGGCTGTCGCCGCTCATCGACTGGGCGGGATCGCGCCTGGCCGTGGTGACCGGCGGCCCCAGGGCGTGGGAGGGCGTCGACGGCGTGCGCGTGGGCGCGGTGTCGTCGTTCGGCATCAGTGGCACCAACGCCCACCTCATCCTGGAGCAGCCCCCCGCCGACCACGGCTACGCCTTCCCCCCGCCGGCCCCAACACCGCCCGGCGCCGTCACCACATCCCTCCGCGGCCTGGAGACCCCCGCCACGCCCCCGGCCACCGCCGGGGCGGACGGGGCACGGCCGCCCGGGGCGTGGTCGGCGGATGCGGAGAACACCGGCGGGCGGCCTCCGGTGGGCGGCGCCTCCGGCGGGGTGGGCGCGGCCGTCCGTGACCAGGGCGGTGAGCAGGACTCCGCGCGGGTGATCGCCGCTCGGATCCGGGCGCTCACCGCGGACAACGGGCGGCCGGACGGCCGCCCGGCGGCGCAGGACGCCCCGGCGGTTGCGGCCAAGGTCGGCGCCGACACGGACGGGTCCCCCGCCGGCGCCGACCCCGCGCCCGCGCCCGCCTCCGGTACCGGCCTGCTGCCCTGGGTGCTCTCCGCCGCCGGGCCCGAGGCGCTGCGCGACCAGGGCGTCCGGCTGCGCGCCGCCGTGCAGGAGGACCCGCGCATGCGCCCGGTGGACGTCGGGCAGGCGCTCGCCGCCACCCGGGCCCGCCTTCCGCACCGCGCGGTCGTCCTCGGCCGGGACCGCGCCGGCCTCCTCGACGGCCTGGCGGCCCTCGCCCGCGACGACGACGCCGACCCCCGGCTCGTCCGGGGCCGCGCCGACCTCCCGGCCCGGCCGGTGCTCGTCTTCCCCGGCCAGGGCTCCCAGTGGCCCGGCATGGGCCGCGACCTGCTGCGCACCTCCCCCGTGTTCCGGGCGCGCGTCGCCGAGTGCGAGCGGGCGCTGGCCCCCCACGTCGACTGGTCGCTGACGGCCGTGCTCGACGGCCGCCCCGGCGCGCCCGGGCTCGACCGGGTCGACGTCGTGCAGCCCGCGCTGTGGGCGGTCATGGTCTCCCTGGCGCGGCTGTGGCGCTCGGCGGGCGTGGTCCCGGCGGCCGTGGTCGGGCACTCCCAGGGCGAGATCGCCGCCGCCTGCGTGGCGGGCGCGCTGTCGCTGGAGGACGCCGCCGCGGTCGTCGCCCTGCGCAGCCGGGCCGTGCGCGACCTCGTCGCCGGCGGTGCCATGGCCTCCCTCGCCGAACCCGCCGAGCGGACCGGCCGGCGCGACGCGGTGCGCGCGGGAGCGGTGCACGTCGCGGCGGTCAACGGGCCCGCGGCCACGGTCGTCGCCGGGGAGCGCGAGGCGGTCGCCCGCCTGGTCGCCGACGCCGAGGCCGAAGGGGTGCGCGCCCGCGCCATCGACGTGGACTACGCCTCGCACACCCCCCGCGTGGCGGCCGCGCGCGAGCGCATCACCGCCGACCTGGCGGGGATCGGCGCCCGGGAAGGCGACGTCCCCCTGTTCTCCACGGTGACCGGCGGCCCGGTGGACGGCGCGGCGCTGGACGCCGGCCACTGGTACGCCAACCTGCGCGAACCGGTGCGCTTCGGCGCGGCGGTGCGGGCGCTGGCCGGGGCCGGGCACCGCATGTTCGTGGAGTGCGCGCCGCACCCCGTGCTCACGGCCGCCATCGAGGACGGCCTCGCCGAGGCGGGTGCCGAGGGGGCGGTCCTGGGCACACTGCGCCGCGACGACGAGGGCGCCGACCGGTTCCTCACCTCGGTCGCCCAGGCGCACGTGCGGGGCGCGGACGTCGACTGGACCCCCTTCCTGCCGGAGGGGCGGGCACGGCGTGCCCACCTGCCCACCTACGCCTTCCAGCGGCGGCGCTACTGGCTGGCGGCGCCCGAGGGCGCGCCGGACCCCGCGCGCGTGGGGCAGCGCGGCACCGGGCACCCGATCGTCGGCGCCGCCGTGGACCTCGCCGAGGGCGGGGGAGCGGTGTGCACCGGGCGGATCTCGGTGCGCGACCTGCCGTGGCTGGCCGACCACGCGGTCAACGGGCGGGTGCTGCTTCCCGGTGCCGCGCTGGCCGAGGCCGCCGTGCGGGTGGGCGACCGCGTGGGCTGCCCCGTGCTGGAGGAACTGGTCCTGGAGGAGCCCCTGGAGCCGCCCGGGTCCGGCGACGGCGACGCGGCGGTCCGCGTGCAGCTCCTGGTCGAGGCCCCCGGCCCTGACGGCCGCCGCCGGCTGACCGTCCACTCGCGCCCCGACGGCCCCGACACCGATCCGGGCGGCGCCTGGCGGCGGCACGCCACCGGCATCCTGTCCGCCGAGGCCGGGGCGTCCGGTGATCCGGTCGGGGACGGCCACGGCAGCGCCCTCGGGCCCCGGCGCGGCGGCGAGGCGGGTGCGGCGAACGGCGGCGGAGGTGGGGCGGCGGCCCTGCCCGCTCCCGGCACGGGCGGCGGGCCGTGGCCTCCGCCGGGGGCCGAGCGGGTGGACCTCGACGACGGCTATGCCCGGCTGGCGGAGCGCGGGCACGGGTACGGGCCCGCGTTCCAGGGGCTGACCGCGCTGTGGCGGTGCGGCCCGGCGATCGCGGCCGAGGTGGTCCTGCCCGAGCCGCTGACCGGCGACGCCGGGGCCTTCGGGCTGCACCCCGTCCTGCTCGACGCCGCGCTGCACGCGCTGCTGCTGGCCGATGCGGACACAGGGCCGCTGCTCCCGCACGTGTGGAGCGGGGTGCGGCTGCACGCCGTGGGGGCCACCGGCCTGCGGGTGCTGCTGCGCGTGGAAAGGCCCGACGAGCCCGAGGACCGGGCGGACCGCGCGGACCGCGAGCGCGGCGGAGCCGCCTGCCGCGCGGTGGCGCTGACGCTGCTCGACCCCTCGGGGGCGCCCGTGGCGACCGTCGAGCGGCTGGTGCTGCGCCCGCCGCCCGCCGGTCGGGGCGGCGCCGCGTCCGCCGACCTGCACGTCGTGGAGTGGCGGGAGGTGGCGGACCCGCCGCCGCCCGCCGCCGGAGCCTGGGCGACCGTGGCCGCGCCGCACCCGGTGCCGGGGGCGGCGGCCGGGTTCGCGCCGTGGGGCGGGCCGGACGGCGGCGCGGCCGCGCCCGCCGCGTCCCCCGCCTCCTCAGCTCCCTCCGCGCCCGCCGACGACCGCGCCGGGCACCGTCACCCCGGCCACCACACCCACGCCGACCGCTCGGCCGGCGGCGGCACCCACCCCGGTGCCGCCCCCGTGTCCGGCGACACCGCCTTCCGCGGCCTCGCCGACCTGCGCCGCGCCCTCGACGGCGGCCTCCCCGCGCCCGACACCGTGGTGGTCCACTGCGCGGCCGGACCGGACGCCGACCCGCGCCGGGCCGCGCACGCCGTCGCCCGCCGGGTGCTCGACCTCGCCCAGTGGTGGGTCCGCGACACCCGCCTCGCCGCCTCCCGGCTGGTCCTGGTCACCCGGGGGGCCCTCGCCGCCACCCCCCGGGACTCCCTCGACGGGTTGGCCCAGACCCCCGCCTGGGGCCTGCTGCGCACCGCGCAGGCCGAGCACCCCGACCGCTTCGTCCTCGTCGACGACGACGGCCACGACCCCTCCCCCCGGCTCCTGCGCCAGGCGGTCGCCACCGGCGAAGCCCAGGTGGCGCTGCGCGCCGGGCGGCTGCTGACCGCCCGCATCGCCCCGGCGCCCGCCCCCCTGGCGCACCCGCCCGGCCCCTGGCACCTGGCCGCCGGGTCCTCGGGCAGCGCCGCCGACGTCGCCGCGCGCCCCGCGCCCTGGGCCGCCGAGCCCCTGCCCCCCGGCCACGTGCGTATCGCCGTACGGGCCGCCGGACTGAACTTCCGCGACGCGGTCGTGGCCCTGGGCCTGCTCCCCGGCGAGACCGGCATGGGCATCGAGGGCGCAGGCGTGGTCACCGAGACGGCCCCCGACGTCACCGACCTGGCCCCCGGCGACCGCGTGATGGGCCTGTTCGACGCCGCCTTCGGCCCGGTCGCCGTCGCCGACCGCCGCCGCGTCGCGCCCGTCCCCGCGCGCTGGTCGTTCGAGCGGGCCGCCGCCGTGCCCGTCGTCCACCTCACCGCCTACCACGGCCTGGTCACCCTGGCCGGTCTGCGGGCGGGGGAGACCGTGCTGGTTCACGCCGCCGCCGGCGGGGTCGGCACCGCCGCCGTCGCCCTGGCGCGCCACCTGGGCGCCGAGGTGTTCGCCACCGCCTCGCCCGCCAAGTGGCCGCTGCTGCGCGACCTGGGCCTGGACGAGGACCACATCGCCTCCTCCCGCGACACCGCGTTCGCCGAGCGCTTCCGCGCGGCCACCGGCGGGCGCGGCGTCGACGTGGTGCTGAACGCGCTCGCCGGCGAGGCCACGGACGCCTCTCTGGGCCTGCTGGCCGAGGGCGGCCGGTTCCTGGAGATGGGCAAGACCGACCCGCGCGACCCGGACCTGGTGGCCGCCGCCCACCCCGGGCGCCGCTACCTGCCCTACAGCCTCCCCGAACTCGCGCCCGAGGACGTCGGGCGGACGCTGGCCCGGGTGCTGGCGCTGT encodes:
- a CDS encoding GTP-binding protein, which codes for MSTKIVIAGGFGAGKTTLVGSVSEIPAVTTEAVMTEASIGHDDISATPHKVTTTVAMDFGRITVDQQLIMYMFGTPGQTRFWFMWDDLVRGAVGAVVVVDCRRLAESFEAVDYFETNRRIPYIVALNRFDGQLEYTAEQVREALEVSPSVPILDFDARDRSSGGTVLKTLLRYALSTNAAAAPVG
- a CDS encoding styrene monooxygenase/indole monooxygenase family protein, whose product is MRKILIVGAGHSGLHLAHGLLNHGYDVTVITGQTSIEIRTGRPSVTQLTFPTALEYERELHLDFWSAQAPQVDKFKIHLYPPGGTPPIQLIGRTGRADQYTVSIDRRVKMADWLEYFEDSGGKVVIHGVTLSDLDYFSRMFDLIVVAVGHGELGALFDPDPGRFTGARPRVVAQANIYDVEPDTGESESIGWAASTAEAGNMILTPFLTSEGPCHSLFLGDKRGGPMDAWPDRPRPEEQWRRMRDLLSKYAPDYYERVRNASLVDGNSTLVEHLTPQVRNPVGVLPSGGLVLGIADVVITMDPFVGQGWNHSTRCARSYLASIVEHGDRPFDAQFLTNAFERFWEYGLPVQHWAEMNSTLWEHELPEHFTEMLAGAASYPEIGDRWIQGWDYPPDYQNWLYDPVKARAYLAQVAAANKNR
- a CDS encoding type I polyketide synthase: MACRLPGAPDPGALRRLLAEGRAAVEEPPPGRAAGAGGRRGGFVAADAFDPEPFGIAPVEAAAMDPRQRLALHLAWEAVEDARLAARALRGGRIGVFVGAMGDDPAPPGQATHHALTGSARGVIANRVSYALDLRGPSLTVDTGQSSSLVAVHLAMESLRRGETDAALAGGVHLNVARAAARHEELFGALSPDDRCFTFDARANGYARGEGGAAVLLKRLADARRDGDRVHAVLLGGAVANDGATEGLTVPGREGQAAALRGALRDAGLAPERVDYVELHGTGTRAGDPVEAAALGEVLGAARAAGDPLRVGSVKTNIGHLGAAAGIAGLLKAVLGVAHGELVPSLNFAEPHPRIPLADLGLRVQVAAEPWPHPGRRPVAGVSSFGMGGTDCHVIVAAPEEAAAAVGEAPGEVPEGRAVAWDGRHRAFVLSAASPEALRAQAARLRAHLAEHPGLRPVDLAFSLAATRTPMAHRAGVAAGGRAELLAGLAAVERGGRASGVLRGRAVAGPVAVLFPGQGTQYARMGRRLHAEEPVFAAALDAVCAELDPLLPRPLREVLWAPEGGPEAALLHRTGFTQPALFAVEVALYRLLESWGVRPALVAGHSVGEISAAHAAGLLGLADACALVAERARLLDALPEGGAMVAVGASAEEAGALVSAAADRVALAAVNGPESVVVSGEAAAVERVARALAARGRRTRRLAVSHAFHSPLVEPAMAGLRAAARGLAVRVGEGPLLVSGLTGAVAGAAELGAADYWARQAREPVRFADCVAVLRARGAEVFCELGPGGTLAALARTVLEAAPDGRGAAFVAGLRDGAERRAAAEYAAGLFAAGVDVDWRAVLGADAARVDLPTYAWRYRSFPLPAEPEGDGGGSAEGGRPRAPAGASGGAAPPPTGFGEPERAAEETGTGGGTSEPPAVGAASGASPEAVSARHRLRELVLSQTADVLGYTSGAAVEAGRSFHDMGFDSVLAVELRDRLSEALARPLPATLLFDAPTPDLLVERLLGGAPSAVRPAAPGPARAGTGAGPAPVAVVGIGCRFPGGVGSPEGLWALAEAGGDGTSAFPANRGWEAAAPPGRRHGAGEQPEGFPVCRGGFLHDADLFDAGFFGVSPREALAMDPQQRLVLETAWEALERAGIDPGALRGGRVGVFVGASAQDYGPRMHAASGNTAGHLLTGTSVSVVSGRVSYVLGLNGPSITVDTACSSSLVAVHQAVQALRRGECDLALAGGVAVMATPGMFAEFSAQGGLAADGRCKPYSAAADGTAWGEGAGLVVLERLSDALERGRCVWGVVRGCAVNSDGASNGLAAPSGGAQEAVVRAALADAGVDASVVGVVEGHGTGTVLGDPVEAGALGAVYGRAGGVVVGSVKANIAHAQAAAGVAGLVNLVGIVGRGVIPPLPGAERGLSPLIDWAGSRLAVVTGGPRAWEGVDGVRVGAVSSFGISGTNAHLILEQPPADHGYAFPPPAPTPPGAVTTSLRGLETPATPPATAGADGARPPGAWSADAENTGGRPPVGGASGGVGAAVRDQGGEQDSARVIAARIRALTADNGRPDGRPAAQDAPAVAAKVGADTDGSPAGADPAPAPASGTGLLPWVLSAAGPEALRDQGVRLRAAVQEDPRMRPVDVGQALAATRARLPHRAVVLGRDRAGLLDGLAALARDDDADPRLVRGRADLPARPVLVFPGQGSQWPGMGRDLLRTSPVFRARVAECERALAPHVDWSLTAVLDGRPGAPGLDRVDVVQPALWAVMVSLARLWRSAGVVPAAVVGHSQGEIAAACVAGALSLEDAAAVVALRSRAVRDLVAGGAMASLAEPAERTGRRDAVRAGAVHVAAVNGPAATVVAGEREAVARLVADAEAEGVRARAIDVDYASHTPRVAAARERITADLAGIGAREGDVPLFSTVTGGPVDGAALDAGHWYANLREPVRFGAAVRALAGAGHRMFVECAPHPVLTAAIEDGLAEAGAEGAVLGTLRRDDEGADRFLTSVAQAHVRGADVDWTPFLPEGRARRAHLPTYAFQRRRYWLAAPEGAPDPARVGQRGTGHPIVGAAVDLAEGGGAVCTGRISVRDLPWLADHAVNGRVLLPGAALAEAAVRVGDRVGCPVLEELVLEEPLEPPGSGDGDAAVRVQLLVEAPGPDGRRRLTVHSRPDGPDTDPGGAWRRHATGILSAEAGASGDPVGDGHGSALGPRRGGEAGAANGGGGGAAALPAPGTGGGPWPPPGAERVDLDDGYARLAERGHGYGPAFQGLTALWRCGPAIAAEVVLPEPLTGDAGAFGLHPVLLDAALHALLLADADTGPLLPHVWSGVRLHAVGATGLRVLLRVERPDEPEDRADRADRERGGAACRAVALTLLDPSGAPVATVERLVLRPPPAGRGGAASADLHVVEWREVADPPPPAAGAWATVAAPHPVPGAAAGFAPWGGPDGGAAAPAASPASSAPSAPADDRAGHRHPGHHTHADRSAGGGTHPGAAPVSGDTAFRGLADLRRALDGGLPAPDTVVVHCAAGPDADPRRAAHAVARRVLDLAQWWVRDTRLAASRLVLVTRGALAATPRDSLDGLAQTPAWGLLRTAQAEHPDRFVLVDDDGHDPSPRLLRQAVATGEAQVALRAGRLLTARIAPAPAPLAHPPGPWHLAAGSSGSAADVAARPAPWAAEPLPPGHVRIAVRAAGLNFRDAVVALGLLPGETGMGIEGAGVVTETAPDVTDLAPGDRVMGLFDAAFGPVAVADRRRVAPVPARWSFERAAAVPVVHLTAYHGLVTLAGLRAGETVLVHAAAGGVGTAAVALARHLGAEVFATASPAKWPLLRDLGLDEDHIASSRDTAFAERFRAATGGRGVDVVLNALAGEATDASLGLLAEGGRFLEMGKTDPRDPDLVAAAHPGRRYLPYSLPELAPEDVGRTLARVLALFAGGRLGGTAPPPPFRRALADAPAALRDLQRGATAGKTVLVPPRPLDPAGTVLITGGTGTLGVRLARHLVNAHGVRRLLLAGRAGPMAPGAAEAMAGLTALGAEVEVRACDVADRAAVAALLAAVPPDRPLTAVVHAAGVLDDATLTAQSGAGLDRVLAAKADGAWHLHELTAEADLAAFVLFSSALGVVGAPGQANYAAANAFLDGLAHHRRARGLPATSLAWGLWAERSGLTARLGVAGTQRVRRCGLAPMPTGRALDLFDAALALDRPLLLPARLCAPDRGPDRSGAAPRRTAAAAPGGGTPPPAAPGAAPAGDAGRADLARRLTGLPAEERRAVLLDLVRGHAAVVLGHGSPTALTPHRPLTEAGIDSLTAVELRNRLNAATGLRLPATVLFDHPTPDALAARLEQDPALRAAAPPAEDTGAAPDPGAEQEPERAELLRALAEIPLHRLREAGLPALVRALARAEAASPPPPGDGADAIDAMSVEDLVDLALGDTDDHPDAP